A region of the Cannabis sativa cultivar Pink pepper isolate KNU-18-1 chromosome 3, ASM2916894v1, whole genome shotgun sequence genome:
AAagatcttctttttctttgccCTTATTCAATTAAACACAAAAAGATTATAATTTGATTGTTATGTGCATAAGAAGTCCCCAATTACTTTGCTTTGTTCTCCAACTGTTTGAACTGTTGCCAAAACCAAGATTTTTTATGAAGGAAAGATTATCGAGTGAAAAACATAAGATAAACTCTCAAACTGGTTTTACTACAATTAAAATGTTATGTGCATAAGAACCCCCATTTACTTTGCTTAGTTTGTATTAATAATGATGAATGAGATGACTGGCTTAGACCTAGATAACTGAAACTGGTTTAGTATAAGACTATTTGATCATATTTGTCTCCTCTTTGTGAAGCTATgcacatgtatatatatgtgggaACAAATGGAGAGACCTTCTTCAACACAGCAGTTTTGCTTTCATGTGTTCGGAACTTTCCCAAAAACCGGGGTCCTGTTGTTGGGATACTAAAAGGATTTGCTGGGTTAAGTGGTGCAATTTTGACTCAGGTGTATTATATGATTAAGGTACCAGATAAAGCAGCATTGATTTTTATGGTTGCAGTTGGTCCAACAGTAGTTGTCATTGCTTTGATGTACATTGTAAGACCTATTGAAGGTCATAAACAAGTTAGAGAATCTGATGGTTCTAGCTTCTTATTCACCTATTGCATTTGTCTTGTTTTGGCAGCTTATTTGCTTGGAGTCCTGATACTAGAGGATTTTATGAGCTTGAATGAAACTTTGCTCACTTTGCTTGTCATAGGCTTGATTGTTCTCATATTAACGCCAATTATAATCCCGGTAGTATTAGTTTTCTTCTCAAAACCAAAACATTCAGAAGTGGAGGAGAGCCTCCTATCTGAGTCGGAGAAACAAGAAGCTGGAACATCCGAGCAAGAAATAAATGAGGCTATTCTTAGTGAGGTTGAAGATGAGAAGCCTCCTGAAGTAGACGTGCTCCCGGCTTCAGAAAGGCGCAAAAGAATGAATGAACTTCAGGATAAACTTATTCAAGCAGCTGCTGATGGAGCTGTGAGAGTCAAGAGCGGCAGGAAAGGGCCACATAGAGGAGAGAACTTCACATTGGCACAAGCATTGATGAAGGCAGACTTTTTGCTCATAGTCACCTCCATGATACTGGCTGCCGGCTCTGGTTTGACAATTTTCAACAACCTTGGTCAGATCACTCAATCACTTGGCTACAATGATTCAAGCATTTATGTTGCCATGATCAGCATTTGGAACTTTCTTGGCCGTGTTGGCGGTGGCTACTTATCCGAGATTATAACAAGGTGAAACTAAATTTGACATTATTATAACTCAAAAACTAAATTTGATATGATATCTTTTCTCTGCATCTAAAgtcacatgtttttttttttctttttcttatagaGATTTTGCATATCCAAGGCCACTGGCCATGTCAATAGCTCAGGTCATCATGTCATTCGGGTTTTTCTACTATGCAATGGGATGGCCAGGGAAAATCTATGTTGTCTCATTGTTGGTAGGACTATGCTATGGTTCCCATTGGGCCATTTTGCCTGCTTCAGTATCTGAGCTATTTGGATTGAAGAGTTT
Encoded here:
- the LOC115708680 gene encoding protein NUCLEAR FUSION DEFECTIVE 4, giving the protein MHMYIYVGTNGETFFNTAVLLSCVRNFPKNRGPVVGILKGFAGLSGAILTQVYYMIKVPDKAALIFMVAVGPTVVVIALMYIVRPIEGHKQVRESDGSSFLFTYCICLVLAAYLLGVLILEDFMSLNETLLTLLVIGLIVLILTPIIIPVVLVFFSKPKHSEVEESLLSESEKQEAGTSEQEINEAILSEVEDEKPPEVDVLPASERRKRMNELQDKLIQAAADGAVRVKSGRKGPHRGENFTLAQALMKADFLLIVTSMILAAGSGLTIFNNLGQITQSLGYNDSSIYVAMISIWNFLGRVGGGYLSEIITRDFAYPRPLAMSIAQVIMSFGFFYYAMGWPGKIYVVSLLVGLCYGSHWAILPASVSELFGLKSFGALYNFITLANPAGSLIFSELIAGTIYDYYAKNQAGLQHYQHSISMLAEPLHQNQSLTCLGSICYSLTCGILSGVCIIASVLSLIVVYRTRRVYSQLYGKSLS